The segment AGGCGTATCATCGGTTGAAGGCACTTGTAATCGGCCGTTCGGAGGCACTCACGGATAAGGATTGGGAGTGGCTCGTCGTAGACTACTTGAAGGCTCAAGGTGCGGTCGTTGACGAGCGCCGCGTCGGCAAGAATCAGCCGATCATTGATGTCGAGGCTCGATTCGACCATGGGGAATTGGACGACGAGGTATGGCGAGTGCAGGTAAAGCGATACCAGGATCGTCCCGTCGATTGGCCTGAAATCGAATACGACTTCCAAAGGGTAGGAAGCGGCCGTTTCTGTTTTGTATCGGTGTTCGGCTTTACCGATGAGGCGCGGCAGAAGTCGCTCGATGCTGGAATTCGGCTGCTGGAGGCGGGGGATTTCGTCCGGTTCCTAATGGGAGGGAAAGTTCGCCCGGAGCTTCAGGAAAAACTTCGCCTGCCGACTTTTGGAGCGTAGGTCTACCTTTCTTTCAAATAGCCCTCGTGCTTTAGCGCGTTGAGGAGAAGGCGGCGGGCGTGAGAAACTTTTTCGGACGTGCCATCGCCGTGCCGCAGAGCGTGGCGAATTATGTCCTCGACGTACTCTCGTGTTTTGAACATGGGAGCCGTTGGATCGTCACCAAGATGGGCGGCGATCTCGCGAAGGTGCAAATTGTTCCCGGCAAGGGAAATGAGCACCGGATGTTTGACGATGAATTCCATCAGAGCATTTTTGCCAGGTGGAATTGGAAGCAGCTTCTTTTCGTGCATCGCGGCCAGGATGTTGATGTGGTCGATCAGCGTTTGTGGTTTTTGATAAAAGAGCGATGGTTGCTTGACGGCGGCGCGAAGATATTCTCGTGCGGTCAGGCCGTCACGAGCGAAGTGCTGGACGACAGCCTCGATGTTAGAGGCGAGCGTCTCGGGTTTCTGTATGAACAGTGTCGGCTGCTTCAGGGCAGAGTCCAGGCAGTCGTGAAGCGTGAGGCCGTCCGACTCAAAATGACGCGCGAGGCCCTCGATGTTGGTGATGATCGTCTGAGGGTCCTGTGTGAACATGCCTGGTTGCCGGAATGCCGCGCGGAGATAGGTTTGTGTTGTCAAACCGTCTTTGGCAAAGCGCTGGACGACGCCCGAAACATTGCCGATCACCGTCTCGGGTTTTAGGTGTAGCAGCGCGGGCCGTTTTAGGGCGACTTGTAAATACTGTCGCTTGGTAAGGCCGTCTGATGCAAAGTGCTCGGCGATGCCGTCGACATGAGCGACGGCAACCTCGGGTTTCAGCCGGAGAAACCTATCCCTAGACGTTGATGCTACGGCTTTGGCGGCCACACGCCGCCAGTCGGCGATACTGACGCCATCGTTGGAGAAATGTTCTGCGAGGGCAGAAACTAGCCGTTCGGCACGTGGCTCAAGTTCGGGCTCCTGAGTGGCTGCCCTTCCATTTTCACCTGATGGTGATTCTCTATCCCGTTCCTCCGCCACAAATCCCGCGAATGCCGTTCGATGGCCAAGTGTAGCGCGGATTGCGGCTTCGCGCAACGATTTTGAGCGGGAGGCGGCTGGACGGGCGGCAAACCGCGTTGAGGGGATATGGGATCGAGAGGGTTGTGCTTCAACTGCACGGGATTCAACTTCGACGGCGAAACCAACCTGCAGTGCGCGGCAACGTCGAAAGTGCCGGGGCAGCAAGGTAGGTTACCCAGTTTGCCAGCTTGGCTTGCCGCCGACATGAATGTGCCCAAGGCGAGCGGAATCTCGGTACTGAACGGACGGAGGAGTGGCCTTGAGCATGACTCGGGAATCATCTTTATCACGGCCAGCGAGGGAAAACGGCACACGAGCGACGCCGAGGTGCTCCGGTTCGGCGACTAAATTCGCAAGCCGTTCGTCATGGACCGGATGATGGAAGGGGTGCCCCATACACGAGGAAACGCTGCACCTCACTCCCTAGCCTTTCCTAGCCGATTGCGAGATCAAGCATTGGGCACGTGCCGCGCCTTGATCCGTGGCCGGAACTTGACAACCGTTCGGAAATCATTGCTGCACCTGGGCTTATGGCGATCACATTGGCTGCGGCGAATTTTGGCGTGCGGCGAAAGTCAACATTGCCGCGAGGCGAGCCTCAAGCAATACCAAAGTGGCATAGTCAACAGCGGTTTGACCTAGAAGCGACGGAGCCTATGCCATGAATTCGGAACTAGCCTTAAACTGCCTGCCGTTGCCTAAGCCGACGCAAGAGGCATGCCGCGCTGAGGAGCAGGTGGACTATGGGCGTGAGCCCCTCTCGGTCTACCACGTGCTCGCACAACACCAGCGGGAAGAGAGTTGGGGTAAGCGCGAGGTGGTGTCGTTCCTGCAGGCGGCCGCGGAGGAGATGAATCGCGAGTTTAAACTCAACATCCCGAAGTTGGCTCTCTGCGTCGACCGCCTGCCAGCGAACGTATTCGGTCACTTTCGCTACGGGCACAATGGGTTTGGTCTGGAGGGCGAAATTGCGATCAATTCCCGGTATCTGCCTCCTGATCGTCCGCTGTGGCAAGTGCTCGGAACGCTCCTCCACGAAATGGTTCATGCCTGGCAAGCGGTGCATGGTCGGCCGGGCAATCGGTGGCACCACAACGCAGAGTTTCGCGCGAAGGGCCGCCAGCTTGGCTTGAACATTGATGCCAAAGGCGCTACCGGCTACTCGGCCGACAGCCGATTCAAGGACCTTGTTCGCCGCATGGGAATTGAAGTGCCAGATGGCGAATTCGCCCCAGCGAAGGAAAAACCGCGCGGCGAATCGAAGTTGAAGAAGTGGCGATGCTCGTGCGGGACGGTCGCCCGTGTCGCGATCGAAGATTTCCGCGCGAAGTGCCTCAAGTGCGATTCTGAGTTCGTGCGCGATAACGTGCGCGGCGACAAGGCCGCAACTACGACCGCGTACGCGATCACACCTGACTAACCGGGGCGGCGACTCCGCCGCCCCTTTTTCCACAAGTCGATTGAGCGAGTCCGGAATGAGACCGGGGAGCTCGCCGCGGAGAATCCGCGCGCCCAATTGAGGAGGGTTTGAGATGTCCACGAACCAGAACGGCAAGCGGCTGCTGATCGCACTGGCTATGGAGGCCGGCAAAGGGCCGGGTACGAAAACATCGTCGCTGACGAAGTTCGTGTGTGGCTGCACGAGCATCTATACGGAGCGATCGGACTTTCGGGCGCGATGCCTCACGTGCGGGCAACATTTCGTGCTTGACAATGGGCCGGAACCTGGAGCGTGTGGCGCCGTTGTGCCGCCAACACTTCCTGTGCTCCCGGCTCGCTGCGAAGCGGTTGCTGAGGCGGCGTAGTGCTAGCGAATTCGTTTGCCACTTAGAAAACGAGGAGATAGGTCGTGGATAAGAAAGGACAAGAGCTGTGGCTCAAGCTGCATTTCGAAAACGTGTTAACGGGCCTGGACCTAGACCGCAACGCTGAGTTTCTCGCACATATGCAAGGCCATTTGGCGGGCTCGTTTGAAGGGCATCTTCAACTGTTCAAGGACCCTCGCGAGGCTGCGGAGCGCATTGCGCGATGGGTGTTGGAGGTAGTGATGGAACGGCCCGAGTGCTTGAACTGGGACGGGTCGATTCTGGAGCAACTGATCGAAATGGGCCGGCGCTTTTGCGCCGTGGTAACGCGAGACGCGAGGAAGCGGCAAGCGCCGCGAGATTTGGCGAATCGGTCGGGCGAGCCCCCGAGAAAGGTGCGGCCGGACCGCCGAATTCGAGACCGCGATTTGCGTCGGTGGCGATTCAGCGCTTGAGTCGGTCTCAAACAGCGGGGAGGTAATCAGCGATGTTTGTGCGAAATGAAGAACTCGAAATGTGCCTCGGCGTCCTATTCGTCCGCGCGACGAAATACGACGACACGGCGGCGATGGAGGCTGTCATGGACTACTGCCTGCCGGCCCTGACTGAGTGCGTTTCGCGCTGGTGCGACAAAAAGGGCCGCTCCCGCGGCTTCGCCGAAATCGTTGCGAGCGTGACCCTGATGAAAGCACTTGCGAAGGCGGACAGTTTCGATTCTGAGAAGCCGCTCATGCCGTGGCTGAAGATGATCGCTCGTCGCGAATTGATCGACCTTCATCGGGTTGAAGAGCGGCTCGACCGGCGCTTTAACAGCCTGGATCGGATGACGCAACTCCCGTCTCACGACGAGAACGAACTCACCAAGCTTCACGGTCGCGAAATCGCGGAGGCGGGCGATGAGTTGGTGCGGCGCGAGGATGAGGCAGAGCGTGAGCGGACGAAGCAGGTGTTGCGGAATGCGATTCTCAGCCTGCCCGCGCTGAAATGTAAACTGATCGAGGCGTACTGCGCGGAGAAGTCGATCGGTGCCATTGCCGTCGAATTCAAGCTCACGCGCAGCCAGGTGCACAAGATACTGTTCGACGCGAAAGCTCAGCTTCGCCGTCGAATCGCCTAGAGGATTGGAAGAAAACGCGCTGGCGCTCGTAAGTATTGCGGGATGTGAAAACCAATAGCTCCGATGTGAGGGCGATCGCCATGGAACGGATTGGAAATAACCTGCCGATCACGATCGGCGGACAAAACGGCGAAGGGCAAAACGTGCGAACCGAAGCAAATGAATACGCACTGCAGAATTATCAGCCGCCGGCCGCAAACCGTAAGTCGAACGCGATCGCTTCCCGAAAGCGCAAGCGGAAACATTCGTGGCGGCACGATCCCGTGCCGCAGCCGCCGAAAGCGATGTGGCCGGCGTACCTCATGTTCGCGGGGGCAGTGCTGTACTTTTTTATGCCGTTGGATGCATTTCCAGAGCTCCTGTTCGGACCCGCTGGGTACCTCGACGACATCGCGCTCGTTTATGGGGCATACAGGCAGTGGAAATTGCGAAAGCCGGACAACAATCTGCCGCCGGAATTTCCCCGGTCGATGCGGGAGCCGCAGGGGTCACAGCGGTACGAAAGTGCGGAACGCATGCCGCCTCTGCGCCCGTACGAACCGTCGATGCGAGAAGTTGAAGAGCCTGGATTTCTTAGCCGGCTGTGGAAGGCCTTCATGTACATCATCGGAGGAGGTGCACTGTGACACGATCGGTGCAAAGAATCCCGCTCGACAAGATTGCCTGGCCGGATCAAGTGCGCGATGGCCATGAAGACGAGGACGTGGCGTCGCTCGCTGCGAGCTTGGAGTCGCTCGGCAATCTGTACCCGGTGCTCGTGCGCCCGAGCGGGGAGGCGTTTGTCGGAATCGACGGCGAAACCCGCTGCCTGGCCGCGGCACGGCTTGGCTGGAGAAACATTCTGGCCATCGTCGACACGGAATTGGGTGAAGACGATGCGCTCGAACGGGCATTGATTGCCAACTGCATGCGCACCGATTTGAAACCGCTCGAAAGGGCTCGCGGTGTCAAGCGGTTGATGGACAGTAAAGGCTGGTCCTTAGCGGATGCCGCACGCCGGCTGTCGATAAGTGTTGGGACGCTGAGCAAATGGCTGAGCGTCGCGACTCTGCCCGACGCGATCGCAGACCAAGTGAATGCCGGAGTCATCGGCGTCACCGCGGGCTACGAGTTGTCCAAGGTGGCAGATCCGGACAAGCAAGCCGAGCTGGCGGCTGCGGCGGCGAGTGGTGAGGCAACGCGGGATGCTGTGGCGGCCGAAGTTGCAAGCCAGAAGAAGGGTCGCAAGAAGTCTAAACGCAAGACCGCAGAGACGGCGGTTATTGCATTGCCAGACGGCCGAAAAGTCACGTTGACCGCTCGTGAGTTGTCGGTCGATTCCGTCGTCCAGTCACTCGAAGAAGCGCTCGATAGGGTGCGCGCGCTTAAGGCCAGCGGTGGCGATCTCAATCAACTAAAGCGGCTCAGCCGTGAGACGAGCCAGGCCGCCTAGGAGTCTCACACGATGTTCGATGTTGATGTCGAACAGCTCGTGCAGAATGCGGACCAAGAAACGCTGATCGGTGCGCTGTCGGTGCTCGGTCTCATTCTTGTTTTCGCACAGCTTTC is part of the Pirellulales bacterium genome and harbors:
- a CDS encoding ParB/RepB/Spo0J family partition protein; translated protein: MTRSVQRIPLDKIAWPDQVRDGHEDEDVASLAASLESLGNLYPVLVRPSGEAFVGIDGETRCLAAARLGWRNILAIVDTELGEDDALERALIANCMRTDLKPLERARGVKRLMDSKGWSLADAARRLSISVGTLSKWLSVATLPDAIADQVNAGVIGVTAGYELSKVADPDKQAELAAAAASGEATRDAVAAEVASQKKGRKKSKRKTAETAVIALPDGRKVTLTARELSVDSVVQSLEEALDRVRALKASGGDLNQLKRLSRETSQAA
- a CDS encoding DUF1232 domain-containing protein; this encodes MERIGNNLPITIGGQNGEGQNVRTEANEYALQNYQPPAANRKSNAIASRKRKRKHSWRHDPVPQPPKAMWPAYLMFAGAVLYFFMPLDAFPELLFGPAGYLDDIALVYGAYRQWKLRKPDNNLPPEFPRSMREPQGSQRYESAERMPPLRPYEPSMREVEEPGFLSRLWKAFMYIIGGGAL
- a CDS encoding sigma-70 family RNA polymerase sigma factor, which produces MFVRNEELEMCLGVLFVRATKYDDTAAMEAVMDYCLPALTECVSRWCDKKGRSRGFAEIVASVTLMKALAKADSFDSEKPLMPWLKMIARRELIDLHRVEERLDRRFNSLDRMTQLPSHDENELTKLHGREIAEAGDELVRREDEAERERTKQVLRNAILSLPALKCKLIEAYCAEKSIGAIAVEFKLTRSQVHKILFDAKAQLRRRIA
- a CDS encoding SprT-like domain-containing protein codes for the protein MPKPTQEACRAEEQVDYGREPLSVYHVLAQHQREESWGKREVVSFLQAAAEEMNREFKLNIPKLALCVDRLPANVFGHFRYGHNGFGLEGEIAINSRYLPPDRPLWQVLGTLLHEMVHAWQAVHGRPGNRWHHNAEFRAKGRQLGLNIDAKGATGYSADSRFKDLVRRMGIEVPDGEFAPAKEKPRGESKLKKWRCSCGTVARVAIEDFRAKCLKCDSEFVRDNVRGDKAATTTAYAITPD